A section of the Serratia liquefaciens ATCC 27592 genome encodes:
- a CDS encoding putative quinol monooxygenase, with the protein MLKVIAEDFIKHDRIETVLPLYRELVEKTRQEALCLSYELLIDHQDPGHFIFVEEWPDRAALDTHCQTEHFKRLVPLINQHQSKPCTFLFMQTFPSDEG; encoded by the coding sequence ATGCTAAAGGTGATTGCTGAAGATTTTATCAAGCACGACCGTATTGAAACGGTGTTGCCGCTGTATCGCGAATTGGTAGAGAAAACCCGTCAGGAGGCGCTGTGCCTCTCCTATGAGTTGTTGATTGACCATCAGGATCCGGGGCATTTTATTTTCGTTGAGGAGTGGCCCGATCGGGCAGCGTTGGACACGCATTGCCAAACCGAGCATTTCAAGCGCCTGGTGCCTTTAATCAATCAGCACCAGAGCAAGCCTTGTACCTTTTTGTTTATGCAGACTTTTCCCTCAGACGAAGGTTAA
- a CDS encoding enoyl-CoA hydratase-related protein, translated as MTDLPPPVLYEQQDGIAVITLNRPEKKNAINLAMARLIQRYLQQAEQDEKVRVILLTGQPQVFSARMDVKAFQQGELPVVDPNGFAGLVHARLTKVIIAAVDGIAFGGGFEIALACDLIVAGRDAQFSFPETGLGLIAAQGGCSRLPVRISPYIALDWLLTGRVIGVEEAWRHGVISRISEGSALEEARLIAVQIAQKNPLATQAVKAIVRHGMTQHEAPSFDYQQSWVDQVRLAAKVF; from the coding sequence ATGACTGACCTGCCGCCACCGGTGCTGTATGAACAACAGGACGGCATCGCCGTGATTACCCTGAACCGGCCGGAAAAAAAGAACGCCATCAATTTGGCGATGGCTCGCCTGATCCAACGCTACCTGCAACAGGCCGAGCAGGATGAAAAGGTTCGGGTGATCCTGTTGACCGGTCAGCCACAGGTGTTCTCGGCCAGGATGGACGTCAAAGCCTTTCAGCAGGGCGAACTTCCGGTGGTCGATCCGAATGGCTTTGCCGGCCTGGTGCATGCCCGACTCACCAAGGTGATTATCGCCGCCGTGGACGGTATCGCCTTCGGCGGAGGGTTCGAGATAGCGCTGGCCTGTGACCTGATCGTCGCCGGGCGGGATGCGCAATTCAGTTTCCCGGAGACCGGGCTGGGGCTGATTGCGGCACAAGGCGGATGTTCGCGCCTGCCGGTGCGCATCTCCCCCTATATCGCCCTCGACTGGTTACTGACCGGCCGCGTCATAGGCGTGGAGGAAGCCTGGCGGCACGGTGTTATTTCGCGGATCAGCGAGGGAAGCGCTCTGGAAGAGGCACGGTTGATCGCCGTGCAAATCGCCCAGAAGAACCCACTGGCTACCCAGGCGGTAAAAGCCATCGTTCGTCATGGGATGACGCAACATGAGGCCCCCAGCTTTGATTACCAACAAAGCTGGGTAGATCAGGTGCGGTTGGCAGCAAAAGTCTTTTAA
- the rutA gene encoding pyrimidine utilization protein A, with the protein MKIGVFIPIGNNGWLISSNAPQYKPTFELNKTIVQKAEHYNFDFALSMIKLRGFGGKTEFWDHNLESFTLMAGLAAVTSRIKIYATAATLTMPPAIVARMASTIDSISGGRFGLNVVTGWQKPEYEQMGMWPGDEYFGRRYDYLAEYVRVLRDLWGTGKSDFKGEFFQMDDCRVSPQPQADIKVICAGQSDAGMAFSAKYADYNFCFGKGVNTPTAFAPTAARLKTAADAEGRSVACYVLFMIIADETDEAARAKWESYKAGADTEALAWLTEQSGKDTKSGADTNVRQMADPTSAVNINMGTLVGSYANVARMMDEIATVPGTEGVLLTFDDFVQGTEDFGERIQPLMKSRTDVCPQTAASREVA; encoded by the coding sequence ATGAAAATTGGCGTATTTATTCCGATCGGCAACAACGGCTGGCTGATTTCCAGCAATGCCCCACAGTACAAACCAACGTTTGAACTCAATAAAACCATCGTGCAGAAGGCCGAGCACTACAACTTTGATTTCGCCCTGTCGATGATCAAACTGCGCGGCTTCGGCGGCAAAACCGAATTCTGGGATCATAACCTGGAGTCCTTCACCCTGATGGCCGGGCTGGCTGCCGTAACCTCACGCATCAAGATCTACGCCACCGCCGCCACCCTTACCATGCCGCCGGCCATCGTCGCGCGTATGGCTTCCACCATTGATTCTATTTCCGGTGGGCGCTTTGGCCTGAACGTGGTGACCGGCTGGCAGAAACCGGAATACGAACAGATGGGCATGTGGCCGGGTGACGAGTACTTTGGTCGTCGCTACGACTATCTGGCGGAATACGTCAGGGTGCTGCGCGATCTGTGGGGCACCGGAAAATCCGATTTCAAGGGCGAGTTTTTCCAGATGGATGACTGTCGCGTCAGCCCGCAACCCCAGGCGGACATCAAGGTGATTTGCGCTGGTCAAAGCGATGCGGGCATGGCTTTCTCTGCCAAATACGCCGACTACAACTTCTGCTTCGGCAAAGGCGTCAACACCCCCACCGCTTTCGCCCCGACGGCTGCCCGGTTGAAAACTGCCGCCGATGCCGAAGGACGCAGCGTGGCCTGCTACGTGCTGTTTATGATCATTGCGGATGAAACCGACGAGGCTGCCCGCGCCAAATGGGAAAGCTATAAAGCCGGGGCCGATACCGAAGCCCTGGCCTGGCTCACCGAGCAGAGCGGCAAAGACACTAAATCCGGCGCCGACACCAATGTGCGCCAAATGGCCGACCCCACTTCCGCCGTCAACATCAACATGGGCACGCTGGTCGGCTCCTACGCCAACGTGGCGCGCATGATGGATGAAATCGCCACCGTGCCCGGCACCGAAGGCGTGCTGCTGACTTTCGACGACTTCGTGCAAGGCACAGAAGACTTCGGCGAACGCATTCAACCCCTGATGAAAAGCCGGACAGACGTTTGCCCACAAACTGCAGCAAGCCGTGAGGTGGCATGA
- the cycA gene encoding D-serine/D-alanine/glycine transporter, translating into MVDHSKIATDAAPASEDHLRRNLTNRHIQLIAIGGAIGTGLFMGSGKTISLAGPSIIFVYMIIGFMLFFVMRAMGELLLSNLEYKSFSDFAADLLGPWAGFFTGWTYWFCWVVTGIADVVAITAYAQFWFPGLSQWIASLLCVLLLLGLNLATVKMFGEMEFWFAMIKIVAIVGLIVAGLVMIAMQFQSPTGTVASFSHLWNDGGMFPKGISGFFAGFQIAVFAFVGIELVGTTAAETKDPEKVLPRAINSIPIRIIMFYVFALIVIMSVTPWSSVVADKSPFVELFVLIGLPAAASVINFVVLTSAASSANSGVFSTSRMLFGLAQEGDAPKSFANLSKRAVPANGLTFSCICLLGGVVLIYLIPNVMTVFTLVTTVSAILFMFVWTIILCSYLVYRKKRPALHQKSIYKMPAGKLMCWVCMAFFVFVLVLLTLRDDTRQALIVTPLWFVILGLSYVFLRKKKAA; encoded by the coding sequence ATGGTAGATCACTCTAAAATAGCCACAGACGCCGCGCCTGCGTCAGAAGATCATCTACGGCGAAACCTAACTAACCGACATATTCAACTGATCGCCATCGGTGGCGCCATCGGTACGGGTCTGTTTATGGGGTCCGGCAAAACCATCAGTCTGGCCGGCCCCTCCATCATCTTCGTGTACATGATCATCGGCTTTATGCTGTTCTTCGTGATGCGCGCGATGGGCGAGCTGCTGCTCTCCAATCTGGAATACAAATCTTTCAGCGATTTCGCTGCCGACCTGCTCGGCCCCTGGGCCGGTTTCTTTACTGGCTGGACCTACTGGTTTTGCTGGGTGGTCACAGGTATTGCCGACGTGGTAGCGATCACCGCCTATGCCCAGTTCTGGTTCCCGGGATTGTCGCAATGGATCGCCTCGTTGCTGTGCGTCTTGTTGTTGCTGGGCCTTAACCTGGCGACGGTGAAGATGTTTGGCGAAATGGAGTTCTGGTTTGCGATGATCAAAATCGTTGCCATTGTCGGGCTGATCGTCGCCGGGCTGGTCATGATCGCCATGCAGTTCCAGTCGCCTACCGGTACCGTCGCGTCGTTCTCACACCTGTGGAATGACGGTGGCATGTTCCCGAAAGGCATCAGCGGTTTCTTCGCCGGTTTCCAGATTGCGGTGTTCGCCTTTGTCGGTATCGAACTGGTTGGTACCACCGCGGCTGAAACCAAAGATCCGGAAAAAGTGCTGCCACGCGCCATCAACTCCATTCCGATCCGCATCATCATGTTCTACGTGTTCGCCCTGATCGTTATCATGTCGGTCACGCCATGGAGTTCTGTGGTTGCCGACAAGAGCCCGTTCGTGGAACTGTTCGTGCTGATTGGCCTGCCGGCGGCAGCCAGCGTGATTAACTTTGTGGTGCTGACCTCCGCCGCCTCTTCCGCAAACAGCGGGGTGTTTTCCACCAGCCGCATGCTGTTCGGTCTGGCGCAGGAAGGCGATGCGCCCAAGTCGTTCGCCAATCTGTCCAAGCGGGCAGTGCCGGCTAACGGGCTGACCTTCTCCTGTATCTGCCTGCTCGGCGGTGTGGTGCTGATTTACCTGATCCCGAACGTCATGACCGTGTTCACGCTGGTGACCACCGTCTCGGCGATCCTGTTCATGTTTGTCTGGACCATTATCCTGTGTTCATACCTGGTTTATCGCAAGAAGCGTCCGGCGCTGCACCAGAAATCGATTTACAAGATGCCGGCCGGCAAACTGATGTGCTGGGTCTGTATGGCGTTCTTCGTGTTTGTGTTGGTGCTGCTGACGCTGCGCGATGACACCCGCCAGGCGCTGATCGTCACGCCGTTGTGGTTTGTGATCCTGGGTCTGTCTTACGTATTCCTGCGTAAGAAGAAAGCTGCCTAA
- a CDS encoding putative periplasmic lipoprotein yields MRKALIMALGVMVLSGCAGQQDDYESRNKASADQAGGKEWKAFVAPLSVKTQSPGEREMKRATRQN; encoded by the coding sequence ATGCGTAAAGCGTTAATAATGGCTCTGGGTGTGATGGTACTGTCAGGCTGTGCGGGGCAACAGGACGACTACGAGTCGCGTAACAAGGCCTCTGCAGACCAGGCCGGTGGCAAAGAGTGGAAGGCATTCGTTGCGCCTTTATCCGTCAAAACACAATCGCCGGGCGAGCGAGAAATGAAGCGCGCAACCCGGCAGAACTGA
- the rutB gene encoding pyrimidine utilization protein B — protein sequence MKIVETQPVVRRQSPQGGATVTLPARPEAIAFAPQETALIVVDMQNAYASQGGYLDLAGFDVSTTAPVIANIKRAITAARAAGIKVIFFQNGWDNQYVEAGGEGSPNWHKSNALKTMRQRPELMGKLLAKGDWDYDLVDELQPQPGDIVLPKPRYSGFFNTQLDSLLRSYGIHHLVFTGIATNVCVESTLRDGFFLEYFGIVLADATHQAGPAFAQQAALYNIETFFGWVSDVDSFCDVLAAPLSQTA from the coding sequence ATGAAAATTGTTGAAACCCAACCGGTGGTACGCCGCCAGTCACCGCAAGGCGGAGCGACGGTCACCCTGCCCGCCCGTCCTGAGGCCATCGCCTTTGCGCCGCAGGAAACCGCATTAATCGTGGTCGATATGCAAAATGCCTACGCTTCGCAGGGGGGATATTTGGATTTGGCCGGGTTCGACGTTTCGACCACCGCGCCGGTGATCGCCAACATCAAGCGTGCCATCACTGCCGCGCGCGCCGCGGGCATTAAGGTGATTTTTTTCCAGAACGGCTGGGACAATCAGTACGTCGAAGCCGGCGGTGAAGGCTCGCCTAACTGGCACAAGTCCAACGCGCTGAAAACCATGCGCCAGCGCCCGGAACTGATGGGCAAGCTGCTGGCCAAAGGCGATTGGGACTACGACCTGGTGGATGAACTGCAACCACAGCCTGGCGATATCGTGCTGCCGAAACCGCGCTACAGCGGCTTTTTCAACACCCAGCTCGACAGCCTGCTACGCTCTTACGGCATTCACCATCTGGTGTTTACCGGCATCGCCACCAACGTTTGTGTGGAATCCACGCTGCGCGACGGCTTTTTCCTCGAGTATTTCGGCATTGTGCTGGCCGACGCCACCCACCAGGCCGGCCCGGCGTTCGCCCAGCAGGCGGCGCTGTACAACATCGAAACCTTTTTCGGCTGGGTGTCGGACGTCGACAGTTTCTGTGACGTTCTCGCCGCTCCGCTTAGCCAGACGGCATGA
- the tolA gene encoding cell envelope integrity protein TolA, whose product MRKVNSGSETRLSAVLLVIATLLLAGCSGTDTAAKPEVSGGEVDDLFAGLQGKTAPAPGQEINRYIAQIAAAIQRHFQYDSVYAGKECSLRLKLAPDGMLLDVRAEGGDPALCRAAVVATANASFPKPPTPAVYAVVKNAALEFRPQ is encoded by the coding sequence ATGAGAAAAGTTAATTCAGGATCGGAAACTCGCCTGTCGGCAGTATTGCTCGTTATCGCAACGCTGTTGTTAGCAGGCTGCTCGGGGACGGACACTGCGGCTAAACCTGAGGTATCTGGAGGCGAAGTCGATGACCTTTTCGCAGGATTGCAAGGTAAAACGGCGCCAGCACCTGGGCAAGAGATCAACCGATATATCGCGCAGATCGCAGCGGCTATTCAACGTCATTTTCAATATGACAGCGTCTACGCCGGCAAGGAATGCTCATTACGACTCAAGTTGGCTCCGGATGGCATGCTGTTAGATGTCCGGGCTGAAGGCGGTGATCCCGCACTTTGCCGTGCGGCTGTAGTGGCAACCGCAAATGCCAGCTTTCCCAAACCCCCGACACCGGCGGTTTACGCTGTGGTTAAGAATGCCGCGTTGGAATTCCGTCCTCAATAA
- the rutC gene encoding pyrimidine utilization protein C, with the protein MPKTVITPPGSGKPLAPFVPGTLADGVVYVSGTLAFDKDNNVVHVGDAAAQTRHVLETIKRVIETAGGSMDDVTFNSIFLTDWQNYAAINQVYAEYFPGDKPARYCIQCGLVKPDALIEIATVAHIGR; encoded by the coding sequence ATGCCAAAAACAGTGATCACTCCACCGGGCAGCGGCAAACCGCTGGCTCCCTTTGTTCCGGGCACCCTGGCCGACGGCGTGGTGTATGTCTCGGGTACGCTGGCCTTCGATAAAGACAATAACGTCGTTCACGTCGGTGACGCCGCGGCACAAACACGCCACGTGCTGGAGACCATCAAAAGGGTGATCGAAACCGCCGGTGGAAGCATGGACGACGTGACCTTTAACTCGATCTTCCTCACCGACTGGCAAAACTATGCCGCCATCAATCAGGTGTATGCCGAGTATTTTCCTGGCGATAAACCGGCCCGCTACTGCATTCAGTGCGGGCTGGTGAAGCCGGACGCAT
- the rutR gene encoding HTH-type transcriptional regulator RutR — protein MLAGVRLCQGAAVKPQAVKPPTRRSRAVAAKRSTIMDAALEFFSLYGIHGTSLDQVAERADVSKTNLLYYFPSKEELYVAVLKGILDVWLAPLKALRADQEPLQAIREYIRLKLEVSRHHPQASRLFCLEMIQGAPLLKQELQGGLKMLVDEKSAMIERWIAEGHIAPIEPHHLIFMLWATTQHYADFWVQIEAVTGKTLEDEAFFQQTVENVQRVIIDGIRPR, from the coding sequence ATGCTGGCCGGAGTCAGATTGTGCCAAGGAGCCGCAGTGAAGCCACAAGCCGTTAAACCGCCCACGCGCCGCTCGCGTGCGGTAGCTGCAAAACGCAGTACCATCATGGATGCGGCGCTGGAGTTCTTCTCGCTGTACGGTATTCACGGCACCAGTCTGGATCAGGTGGCGGAGCGCGCCGATGTTTCCAAAACCAACCTGTTGTACTACTTCCCCTCCAAAGAAGAACTCTACGTAGCGGTGCTGAAAGGCATTCTCGATGTCTGGCTGGCGCCGCTGAAAGCGCTGCGCGCCGATCAGGAGCCGTTGCAGGCCATTCGTGAATATATACGGCTGAAGCTTGAGGTTTCGCGCCATCATCCGCAGGCTTCACGGCTGTTTTGCCTGGAGATGATCCAGGGAGCGCCGTTACTGAAACAGGAATTGCAGGGTGGGTTGAAGATGCTGGTGGACGAGAAGTCCGCCATGATCGAGCGTTGGATTGCCGAAGGTCATATCGCGCCGATAGAGCCGCATCACCTGATTTTTATGCTGTGGGCGACCACTCAGCACTACGCCGATTTTTGGGTCCAGATAGAAGCGGTAACCGGTAAAACGTTAGAAGATGAGGCGTTTTTTCAGCAGACGGTAGAGAACGTGCAGAGGGTGATTATCGACGGAATACGGCCGCGCTAG
- a CDS encoding DedA family protein — protein METLTAIIAKYGPEPGLLLLLIFLFALGKSVIFISSVLPPASVTLMLGIVAGKPVLADAHVWAAITLGALFGSVLSFHCGAWLQKRQSGNWLPVRYRGAVNKAQSALQNNGIPLLFISRFLAVMRYTVPLVAGMIALPRKQVYCASALSAGVWAVALMSVGQLF, from the coding sequence ATGGAGACATTAACCGCTATTATCGCCAAATACGGCCCGGAGCCCGGTCTCCTGTTGCTGCTTATTTTTCTGTTTGCATTGGGCAAGTCGGTCATTTTCATTTCTTCGGTTCTGCCGCCCGCATCGGTGACGTTGATGTTAGGCATTGTCGCCGGCAAGCCGGTGTTGGCCGATGCACATGTCTGGGCGGCGATAACCCTGGGTGCCCTGTTCGGCTCCGTTTTGTCTTTCCATTGCGGCGCATGGCTTCAAAAGCGCCAAAGTGGGAATTGGCTGCCGGTCAGATACCGTGGCGCAGTGAACAAGGCGCAATCCGCATTACAGAACAACGGGATCCCGCTGCTGTTTATATCGCGCTTTCTGGCCGTAATGCGCTATACCGTGCCATTGGTTGCCGGCATGATTGCCCTGCCGCGCAAGCAGGTCTATTGCGCCAGTGCGCTGTCTGCCGGGGTGTGGGCCGTGGCTCTGATGTCCGTCGGTCAGCTGTTTTAA
- a CDS encoding MFS transporter, whose amino-acid sequence MSNTTNTSSALNSAIKKTWRRLIPLMFSLYFVAFIDRVNVGFAKEAMSVNIGLSQSAFALGAGIFFAAYAIFGIPANLMMNKLGAKVWLSATTAVWGALSACTGFVSNEYQFIALRFLLGLAEAGFYPGILLLASLYFPNKVRASVIGIFVLGVPAALTLGSPISGALLEMHGVLGQPGWFWMFVLEGLPAVVLGIFAYFYLDDSPGKARFLNPEEKQALVAQLALEQTNTEASSVKEALKNSKVWHLAFIYGTIQVGVYGLLFFLPSQVASLMGTNIGFKASLVAAIPWAVSAFGVYYIPRYADRKTSRRLPIAIGCMVIAALGLVVSSYAGPTVAIIALCFCAVSFLAVQPIFWTLPAQILSGPALAAGIGFCTTLGALFSFLAPLIRTEAELRFDSPHAGLIVLAIFSLLCAALIFALKGWATQSAERQAQVSG is encoded by the coding sequence GTGAGTAATACGACCAACACCAGTTCCGCGCTCAATTCAGCGATTAAAAAAACGTGGCGCAGATTAATCCCCCTGATGTTCTCTCTGTATTTCGTCGCCTTTATCGATCGGGTAAACGTAGGCTTTGCCAAGGAGGCAATGTCGGTGAATATTGGCCTGTCGCAATCCGCCTTCGCATTGGGTGCAGGGATTTTCTTCGCGGCTTACGCCATCTTCGGCATTCCAGCCAACCTGATGATGAACAAACTAGGGGCAAAAGTCTGGCTTAGCGCCACCACGGCAGTGTGGGGGGCCTTGTCCGCCTGCACCGGTTTCGTCAGCAACGAATATCAATTTATCGCCTTGCGCTTCCTGTTGGGGTTGGCCGAGGCTGGCTTCTACCCGGGTATCCTGTTGCTGGCTTCCCTTTATTTTCCCAATAAGGTTCGAGCCTCAGTGATAGGTATCTTTGTCCTCGGGGTTCCTGCGGCCTTGACCCTGGGCTCGCCCATTTCTGGCGCGTTGCTCGAAATGCACGGCGTGCTGGGGCAGCCAGGTTGGTTCTGGATGTTTGTTCTGGAAGGTTTACCGGCCGTCGTGTTGGGGATCTTCGCCTATTTCTATCTTGACGACAGCCCGGGCAAGGCGCGATTTCTTAACCCGGAAGAGAAGCAGGCGTTGGTGGCACAGTTGGCCCTGGAGCAAACAAATACCGAGGCCAGCAGCGTGAAAGAGGCGTTGAAAAATTCCAAGGTTTGGCACCTGGCTTTTATTTACGGCACCATTCAGGTCGGCGTGTATGGCCTGTTGTTTTTCCTGCCCTCGCAGGTGGCCTCGCTGATGGGCACCAATATCGGGTTTAAGGCATCGCTGGTAGCGGCAATTCCCTGGGCCGTTTCTGCATTTGGGGTCTATTACATCCCGCGTTATGCCGACCGCAAAACCTCCCGCCGCTTGCCCATCGCCATCGGCTGCATGGTGATTGCCGCACTGGGATTGGTTGTTTCGTCCTATGCCGGACCGACTGTTGCCATTATTGCGTTGTGCTTTTGCGCCGTCAGCTTCCTGGCGGTGCAGCCGATATTCTGGACCTTACCGGCGCAGATACTTTCAGGCCCGGCACTGGCGGCCGGCATCGGTTTTTGCACCACGCTGGGTGCACTGTTCAGTTTCCTGGCACCGCTAATCCGCACCGAGGCAGAACTGCGCTTCGATAGCCCGCATGCCGGCCTGATCGTACTGGCAATTTTCTCTTTGCTGTGCGCCGCGCTGATTTTTGCACTCAAAGGGTGGGCTACGCAGAGCGCCGAGCGTCAGGCTCAGGTGAGTGGGTAA
- a CDS encoding MFS transporter — MKLTDYNGHFLTLCLMATGTFAIGTDAFIVAGILDEISGTFAVSPAQAGQLISVFALAYMVFAPLTAWLLGNLNRKHILQLALVLFIAGNLVCAYADSFLQISAGRVLAALGAACYTPQAAAAAVGLVAEKRRGLAISIVYGGMTLAIALGIPFGTFLAKLIGWREIFLLIALLGAVALLGLSLALNAIAAPGKHSLKERLAPLRQKAVLTTLLITFFAVCSEHIVYSYVSVLLKNTQLGPEAILPLALLVFGIGAVIGNFVSGLLTDTFGSKFVLLFSVSIQTLSLFLLAFYVTSPWWVLAIFLVWGITGWMYLVPIQHHLLSLSKRFGALTVSLNSSVLYAGIAAGGMLGGLTLYTLPAYYLPLFSLPLGAIALLLTLVFFQGEKSHD; from the coding sequence ATGAAGTTGACGGACTACAACGGCCATTTTCTTACGCTGTGTCTGATGGCGACCGGCACCTTTGCCATCGGTACCGATGCGTTTATCGTCGCCGGCATACTTGACGAGATTTCCGGCACCTTTGCCGTCAGCCCTGCGCAAGCGGGGCAGTTAATCTCGGTCTTCGCCCTGGCCTATATGGTGTTCGCTCCGCTGACCGCCTGGCTGCTGGGCAACCTCAACCGCAAACATATCTTGCAGTTGGCACTGGTGTTGTTTATCGCCGGTAACCTGGTTTGCGCCTATGCCGACAGCTTTTTGCAAATCTCCGCGGGGCGCGTACTGGCGGCGCTGGGGGCGGCTTGCTACACGCCGCAGGCCGCCGCCGCCGCAGTCGGGCTGGTGGCGGAAAAACGCCGCGGGCTGGCGATATCGATTGTGTATGGCGGCATGACGCTGGCTATCGCGCTGGGCATTCCCTTTGGCACCTTCCTGGCCAAGCTGATCGGCTGGCGGGAGATCTTCCTGCTGATCGCCCTGTTAGGTGCCGTTGCGCTGCTGGGGCTTTCGCTGGCGCTGAACGCTATCGCCGCGCCGGGGAAACATTCGCTGAAAGAACGGTTGGCCCCACTGCGACAAAAGGCAGTGCTGACCACGCTGCTGATCACCTTCTTCGCCGTCTGCTCCGAACACATTGTTTACAGCTATGTGAGCGTATTACTGAAGAATACTCAGTTGGGCCCGGAGGCGATTTTGCCCCTCGCGTTACTGGTGTTCGGCATCGGGGCCGTCATCGGCAATTTCGTTTCCGGTTTATTAACCGATACCTTCGGCAGTAAATTTGTCCTGCTGTTTTCCGTGTCGATTCAAACCCTTTCATTGTTCCTGCTGGCCTTTTACGTCACCTCACCCTGGTGGGTGCTGGCAATATTTCTGGTATGGGGGATTACCGGCTGGATGTATCTGGTGCCTATTCAGCACCACTTGCTGTCGCTGTCCAAACGTTTTGGCGCGCTGACCGTGTCGCTGAACAGCTCGGTACTGTATGCCGGCATTGCGGCGGGGGGCATGCTCGGCGGCCTGACGCTGTATACCTTGCCCGCTTATTACCTGCCGCTGTTTTCGTTGCCGTTGGGCGCCATCGCCCTGCTGCTGACGCTGGTGTTCTTCCAGGGAGAAAAAAGCCATGACTGA
- a CDS encoding nucleotide excision repair endonuclease (3' incision activity; acts with UvrC): protein MYQYPEHLTGEVANLPQSCGVYFFHGDNGAHPLYIGKSVNIRRRVQSHLRNPREARLLAATRRITCIETVGEIGALLLESSLVKQQSPLYNKRLRKIRRLCALQVQGSQTRIVYSDALDFSRTPNLYGLFLRRAAAVDFLIDIADREQLCLTYLDIEKGRPGQPCFRHQLGKCAGVCCGKETPQAHQSRLLSALEQAQVRHWPFPGRIAIEERQGPLKAFHVISNWFYLGTAPTLSAAEKLSFPADEFDRDCYRILCRRLFHESREHIHLIDTP from the coding sequence ATGTATCAATACCCTGAACATCTGACCGGTGAGGTCGCCAACCTGCCGCAGAGCTGCGGGGTTTATTTCTTTCACGGCGACAACGGCGCCCATCCCCTCTACATAGGCAAGAGCGTCAACATTCGCCGCCGCGTTCAGTCTCATCTACGCAATCCGCGCGAAGCTCGGTTGCTTGCCGCCACCCGCCGCATAACCTGCATCGAAACCGTGGGGGAGATTGGTGCGCTGCTGCTTGAATCCTCCCTGGTGAAACAGCAAAGCCCGCTCTACAACAAGCGGCTGCGTAAAATCCGCCGGCTATGCGCGCTGCAGGTACAGGGCTCCCAAACGCGAATCGTATACAGCGATGCGCTAGACTTTTCCCGGACGCCTAACTTGTACGGCCTGTTTCTGCGGCGTGCGGCGGCCGTCGATTTTCTGATCGACATTGCCGATCGAGAGCAGCTCTGCCTGACGTACCTGGATATTGAAAAAGGACGCCCCGGACAACCCTGCTTTCGCCATCAATTAGGCAAATGCGCGGGAGTATGCTGCGGTAAAGAGACCCCACAAGCGCACCAGAGCAGGCTGCTTAGCGCCCTGGAGCAGGCCCAGGTGCGGCACTGGCCATTCCCCGGAAGGATCGCGATCGAGGAACGACAAGGGCCACTTAAAGCTTTTCATGTCATCAGCAACTGGTTCTACCTCGGTACGGCACCGACGCTGTCTGCCGCCGAAAAACTCAGTTTCCCGGCCGATGAGTTCGACCGAGACTGTTACCGTATTCTTTGTCGGCGGTTATTCCATGAAAGCCGTGAGCACATTCACTTAATTGATACGCCCTGA